One genomic window of Pieris rapae chromosome 15, ilPieRapa1.1, whole genome shotgun sequence includes the following:
- the LOC110998340 gene encoding juvenile hormone esterase isoform X1, with protein MNTIDIVNEFLDDLRGGRMVDTPIVRVEHGQLQGKLVNGPSGKGFYSFQGIPYAAPPLGSLRFKAPQPLQPWEGVRDATAEGNVSAQIDQLLGTPYTGDENCLFLNVYTPSLDGEFLPVMVYVHGGAFLFGSGNSSFLGPDYLIEKDVVVVTVNYRCGALGFLSLNTPEVPGNAGLKDVIQALRWVKQNIKNFGGNSGNITLFGESAGGAITSILAASPLSKNLISKAIAQSGTALCHWSLQVDPIMNAKKLAKELGCESTELGDILEFLLTTPVKDIVEANTKLDPVSELFQKGLITFAPVIETEFPGVEAVLTESYLDIVTSGKVAKIPIMVGTTTLECIGEKVDVPLFLANQLNVTNPTDVKTIEAKVKELYFKNSEGLQETSALVSDLLINYGAHRLVTKLAKVSDQPIFYYKFDYVGEMNLSNTLPMSLGVKHAGHLDELGYLFKIDLLKDVEQTPQDLTIRERMVRLWTNFAKSGNPTPEDNYYLAVTWKPVTKDNLYYLNINNELSVGTNPDKDRMDLWDDIYAKYYKQREQVVNQIQAATDVVDSTPVIVQETVIQTIVNNEPAENKIIVEETKTNLADFEKKVEEIKSAMDEALAHNGTEITNNVQVKENSLSKLIENSEGEEIRSVREIVTIYKESNSNGVDDHKLNGNTDKKPRPSNEIKMVQNSNTDPKDVIRANDPPEDDLPKNIGVNKFVNFFESLGKK; from the exons CAACCATGGGAGGGAGTCCGCGACGCCACAGCAGAAGGCAATGTCTCCGCCCAAATTGACCAATTACTCGGCACCCCATACACTGGCGATGAAAACTGCCTCTTCCTCAACGTATACACCCCAAGCCTAGATGGTGAATTCTTGCCAGTCATGGTTTATGTACACGGAGGCGCTTTCCTCTTTGGTTCCGGTAATTCTTCTTTTCTCGGTCCCGACTATCTCATTGAAAAGGATGTCGTCGTTGTCACAGTTAATTACAGATGCGGCGCGCTCGGTTTCCTCAGTTTAAATACCCCAGAAGTACCCGGAAATGCTGGATTAAAAGACGTCATCCAAGCCCTTAGGTGGGTCAAGCAGAATATCAAAAACTTTGGCGGTAATTCTGGTAACATCACCCTCTTCGGTGAAAGTGCCGGAGGCGCAATCACCTCCATCTTGGCCGCTAGTCCCTtgtctaaaaatttaatcagcaAAGCAATAGCTCAATCCGGAACGGCATTATGCCATTGGTCGCTACAGGTTGATCCAATCATGAATGCAAAGAAATTAGCCAAAGAACTAGGCTGTGAATCGACTGAACTGGGTGATATTTTAGAGTTTTTGTTGACCACGCCAGTTAAAGACATCGTCGAAGCCAACACAAAACTAGATCCTGTAAGTGAGCTATTCCAAAAGGGACTCATAACATTTGCTCCAGTTATAGAAACTGAATTCCCCGGAGTGGAGGCGGTTTTGACTGAATCTTATCTAGATATCGTTACTTCTGGTAAAGTAGCAAAAATTCCTATCATGGTCGGTACCACAACTCTGGAATGTATCGGAGAAAAGGTTGATGTACCACTATTCCTTGCTAATCAACTGAATGTTACCAATCCAACTGatgtaaaaacaattgaagcTAAAGTTAAAGAATTGTACTTCAAAAATTCTGAAGGTTTGCAAGAAACTTCGGCACTTGTATCGGATTTGCTTATTAATTATGGAGCGCATAGATTGGTCACGAAATTGGCAAAAGTGTCTGATCAGCCAATTTTCTACTACAAGTTTGATTATGTTGGGGAAATGAATTTGTCAAATACGCTCCCAATGAGCTTAGGAGTTAAACATGCTGGACATTTGGATGAGCTGGGATACCTGTTTAAGATTGATCTGCTGAAGGACGTGGAACAGACTCCTCAAGACCTCACCATCAGGGAACGGATGGTCAGGCTATGGACCAACTTTGCTAAGTCTGG TAATCCAACCCCCGAAGACAACTACTACCTGGCGGTGACTTGGAAACCAGTAACAAAAGACAATTTGTATTATCTCAACATCAATAATGAGCTTTCTGTAGGAACCAATCCCGATAAAGACAGAATGGACTTATGGGATGATATTTACGCAAAATACTACAAACAACGTGAACAAGTTGTTAACCAAATCCAAGCCGCCACAGATGTCGTGGACTCTACACCCGTGATAGTACAAGAAACAGTAATTCAAACAATTGTTAATAACGAACCggctgaaaataaaattattgttgaaGAAACTAAAACGAATCTAGCCGATTTCGAGAAAAAGGTTGAAGAAATCAAAAGTGCTATGGACGAAGCGTTGGCTCACAACGGAACTGAAATCACAAATAACGTTCAAGTTAAAGAGAATTCTCTTAGTAAGCTGATTGAGAATTCAGAGGGTGAAGAGATTAGATCCGTACGCGAAATAGTAACCATTTACAAAGAATCGAACTCGAATGGCGTTGACGACCATAAACTAAATGGGAACACTGATAAGAAACCCCGTCCGTCCAACGAAATTAAAATGGTACAAAACAGCAATACCGACCCTAAAGACGTGATTAGAGCCAACGACCCACCGGAAGACGATTTGCCCAAAAACATTGGTGTAAACAAATTCGTAAACTTCTTTGAATCACTCGgtaaaaagtga
- the LOC110998340 gene encoding juvenile hormone esterase isoform X2, translating into MVDTPIVRVEHGQLQGKLVNGPSGKGFYSFQGIPYAAPPLGSLRFKAPQPLQPWEGVRDATAEGNVSAQIDQLLGTPYTGDENCLFLNVYTPSLDGEFLPVMVYVHGGAFLFGSGNSSFLGPDYLIEKDVVVVTVNYRCGALGFLSLNTPEVPGNAGLKDVIQALRWVKQNIKNFGGNSGNITLFGESAGGAITSILAASPLSKNLISKAIAQSGTALCHWSLQVDPIMNAKKLAKELGCESTELGDILEFLLTTPVKDIVEANTKLDPVSELFQKGLITFAPVIETEFPGVEAVLTESYLDIVTSGKVAKIPIMVGTTTLECIGEKVDVPLFLANQLNVTNPTDVKTIEAKVKELYFKNSEGLQETSALVSDLLINYGAHRLVTKLAKVSDQPIFYYKFDYVGEMNLSNTLPMSLGVKHAGHLDELGYLFKIDLLKDVEQTPQDLTIRERMVRLWTNFAKSGNPTPEDNYYLAVTWKPVTKDNLYYLNINNELSVGTNPDKDRMDLWDDIYAKYYKQREQVVNQIQAATDVVDSTPVIVQETVIQTIVNNEPAENKIIVEETKTNLADFEKKVEEIKSAMDEALAHNGTEITNNVQVKENSLSKLIENSEGEEIRSVREIVTIYKESNSNGVDDHKLNGNTDKKPRPSNEIKMVQNSNTDPKDVIRANDPPEDDLPKNIGVNKFVNFFESLGKK; encoded by the exons CAACCATGGGAGGGAGTCCGCGACGCCACAGCAGAAGGCAATGTCTCCGCCCAAATTGACCAATTACTCGGCACCCCATACACTGGCGATGAAAACTGCCTCTTCCTCAACGTATACACCCCAAGCCTAGATGGTGAATTCTTGCCAGTCATGGTTTATGTACACGGAGGCGCTTTCCTCTTTGGTTCCGGTAATTCTTCTTTTCTCGGTCCCGACTATCTCATTGAAAAGGATGTCGTCGTTGTCACAGTTAATTACAGATGCGGCGCGCTCGGTTTCCTCAGTTTAAATACCCCAGAAGTACCCGGAAATGCTGGATTAAAAGACGTCATCCAAGCCCTTAGGTGGGTCAAGCAGAATATCAAAAACTTTGGCGGTAATTCTGGTAACATCACCCTCTTCGGTGAAAGTGCCGGAGGCGCAATCACCTCCATCTTGGCCGCTAGTCCCTtgtctaaaaatttaatcagcaAAGCAATAGCTCAATCCGGAACGGCATTATGCCATTGGTCGCTACAGGTTGATCCAATCATGAATGCAAAGAAATTAGCCAAAGAACTAGGCTGTGAATCGACTGAACTGGGTGATATTTTAGAGTTTTTGTTGACCACGCCAGTTAAAGACATCGTCGAAGCCAACACAAAACTAGATCCTGTAAGTGAGCTATTCCAAAAGGGACTCATAACATTTGCTCCAGTTATAGAAACTGAATTCCCCGGAGTGGAGGCGGTTTTGACTGAATCTTATCTAGATATCGTTACTTCTGGTAAAGTAGCAAAAATTCCTATCATGGTCGGTACCACAACTCTGGAATGTATCGGAGAAAAGGTTGATGTACCACTATTCCTTGCTAATCAACTGAATGTTACCAATCCAACTGatgtaaaaacaattgaagcTAAAGTTAAAGAATTGTACTTCAAAAATTCTGAAGGTTTGCAAGAAACTTCGGCACTTGTATCGGATTTGCTTATTAATTATGGAGCGCATAGATTGGTCACGAAATTGGCAAAAGTGTCTGATCAGCCAATTTTCTACTACAAGTTTGATTATGTTGGGGAAATGAATTTGTCAAATACGCTCCCAATGAGCTTAGGAGTTAAACATGCTGGACATTTGGATGAGCTGGGATACCTGTTTAAGATTGATCTGCTGAAGGACGTGGAACAGACTCCTCAAGACCTCACCATCAGGGAACGGATGGTCAGGCTATGGACCAACTTTGCTAAGTCTGG TAATCCAACCCCCGAAGACAACTACTACCTGGCGGTGACTTGGAAACCAGTAACAAAAGACAATTTGTATTATCTCAACATCAATAATGAGCTTTCTGTAGGAACCAATCCCGATAAAGACAGAATGGACTTATGGGATGATATTTACGCAAAATACTACAAACAACGTGAACAAGTTGTTAACCAAATCCAAGCCGCCACAGATGTCGTGGACTCTACACCCGTGATAGTACAAGAAACAGTAATTCAAACAATTGTTAATAACGAACCggctgaaaataaaattattgttgaaGAAACTAAAACGAATCTAGCCGATTTCGAGAAAAAGGTTGAAGAAATCAAAAGTGCTATGGACGAAGCGTTGGCTCACAACGGAACTGAAATCACAAATAACGTTCAAGTTAAAGAGAATTCTCTTAGTAAGCTGATTGAGAATTCAGAGGGTGAAGAGATTAGATCCGTACGCGAAATAGTAACCATTTACAAAGAATCGAACTCGAATGGCGTTGACGACCATAAACTAAATGGGAACACTGATAAGAAACCCCGTCCGTCCAACGAAATTAAAATGGTACAAAACAGCAATACCGACCCTAAAGACGTGATTAGAGCCAACGACCCACCGGAAGACGATTTGCCCAAAAACATTGGTGTAAACAAATTCGTAAACTTCTTTGAATCACTCGgtaaaaagtga